In Wolbachia endosymbiont (group A) of Pogonocherus hispidulus, the genomic stretch TCTCCATCTCGTTTGCTGCAGCATTGGTGAACGTTAAGCAAAGAATATTCCTTTTGTTTTCTAATAAAAGTCTCAATACTCTGTCTATTAAGATTTTTGTTTTGCCTGTACCAGCGGACGCATTTACCCATACAGAGAAATTGGGATTTATGGCATTTGATCTCATCAGAAGTGCGAAAACCTTATATAAAGTTGACTAAAATAGCATTATACATATAATGTAAAAATAATCTTAGTGAAGACATATAATGAAAAGTTTTTGTGTAAAGGCGCCTGCAAAAATCAATCTTTTTTTGCATGTTATAAATAAGAAGGAAACAGGATATCACTTGATTGAAGGTTTATTTGTCTTTGCTAATCTTTCTAATTTTGTGGAAATAAAAGTAGGTGAGAAGTATTCTAGATACGATAACTCTACAGTTGAATTTATAAACTCCGAGTCTAGAATAAATAACCAGTATAACACTATAACGAAGGCGGTTAATCTGCTGCTTAGACATGCTCCTGTACGCACTAAAGTCACTGTAAGGGTTGTAAAAAACATACCAATTGCTGCAGGACTCGGTAGCGGATCCTCAGATGCTGGAGCTGTGGTACGTACGCTAGGGAAGTTGTGGGAGATTGATAGGACGATTTTAAATGAAATAGCCTTAAACGTTGGTGCTGATGTTCCCGCAAGCGTAGATAGCAAGCCTGTTTTTGTTAGAGGTATTGGCGAAGAATTATGCCACATTAAAAAATTCTCTTTACCCACGAATGTGGTGCTTGTGAAACCGAAAAAAAGGTTTTTGAGTACACCAGAGGTATTTTCCAAACATGAAGGAGAGTTTTCTGAGCCAATTAAATGGAGCGATGACGCTGAAAAGGATTTGTTGAAGTTTCTTAAAGAGACGAGAAACGATCTTCAAGAAATAGCAATAAGCCTTGTACCTGAAATTAAGGATGTGATATCAACACTTAAGTCACAAGAAGGCTCTATACTTTCTCGCATGTCAGGCAGTGGTGTATCATGCTTTGGAATATTCGATAGTGAGGAAAATGCAAAAGCTGCTGCAGTTAATATCAGAAAAAAGCAACCAGAATGGTGGGTATGCAACACTCAATTAATAGTTTGACTTTATGGATATAACTCCTTTAATTCTCAAGGATAAAAATCTTATAAATGGTTACAGGGAAGGAAAATTTTTAGTGAATAATAGAGAATATTGCGGCTCAATTATAGTTTTTCCTGAAAAGGTGATAAAATTGAAAGAAAGTGATATAAATAGCAAGGAGCATTTTGAATCTTTTTTAACGGAGGAAATAGAAATTTTGATAATAGGTACTGGTAAAACACGCAATATATCAAGTTCTTCAGTGAAGTCCTATCTTATGGAACAAAAAGGTTTAAATTTTGAATTTATGACAACCGGTGCAGCATGCAGAACCCATAACGTTTTAATATCCGAAGATAGATTTGTTGTCAGTTATCTAATAGCCATATAGCATGCTTGAAATGTTTGCCCAGGACTTTTTCATCAATAGTCTAGTTGCAGTAGTCGTAATTAGCCTAGTAACAGGCGCTTTAGGATCATTTATGATATGGCAAAGGTTATCTTATCTTGGTGATAGTTTGTCCCATTCTTCATTGCTTGGTGTTGCACTTGCTTTAATCTTTAAGATTAGCCCATCGCTTAGCATAATGCTTATTGCAATTACATTTGCTATACTACTTTCTCTTAATTTTAACAGATTATATTCTGCTGATACGATATTGAACATTGTTACCAATGTAGTTTTATCATCGAGTTTAATACTTATGTCTTTTCTTCCATCTGGCAATAATAGTATTATTAGCTCACTGTTTGGTGATATATTAACGCTCGATCAAAGTGATATAGTATTGATTTTTTTAACCTCTGTAATAGTTACTTTGATATTAATATTTAGATGGCGTTATTGGTTAATGATTTCAATTAATCAAGATTTAGCAGTAGTTGAGAAGATTAATGTTAATTTTGTTAGACTAGAATTTTTAATCACTCTTGCTATATTTATAGCAATTGCTGCCCAATTAATAGGAATATTACTCATTGCTGCATTTTTGCTAATACCAGCAGCATCTGCAAGGCTCATTTCGAAAACTCCAATGCAGATGATTATTGTTGCAACAGTTTTTTCTGTGATTTCTGGGATATCAGGTCTGATGTTATCTGCAAGTTTTGATTTGTTAACTGGACCTGCAATTATACTTGTTGCAGCCGTGTATTTAATTGTCGCTTATTTTATAAGGCTAGTATTAAGTAGGTTGGCTTAATTTTAGTCTCGAATGTTAATAATTTTGTAATATACTTATTATAAAACATCACTATCTTAGCACAATTTGCTATATTATTGTTTATGTGCTAATGATAAGATGTTAGTTTTATGGAGTAAACAATATGAGCGAAGAAGGATTTTTTTCTAAATATATATCTAAGCCTGTGAAAAAGTTTTATAATTATATTACAGGAAAAACAGAAGAGTTGGATAATGTGCAGAGTACGGCAGATGATGCGCATAATATTGCACAAGAAAGCTCCGAGTCTTTGGATACTCATGTCCAGTCAAATGAGAATGATAT encodes the following:
- a CDS encoding 4-(cytidine 5'-diphospho)-2-C-methyl-D-erythritol kinase; amino-acid sequence: MKSFCVKAPAKINLFLHVINKKETGYHLIEGLFVFANLSNFVEIKVGEKYSRYDNSTVEFINSESRINNQYNTITKAVNLLLRHAPVRTKVTVRVVKNIPIAAGLGSGSSDAGAVVRTLGKLWEIDRTILNEIALNVGADVPASVDSKPVFVRGIGEELCHIKKFSLPTNVVLVKPKKRFLSTPEVFSKHEGEFSEPIKWSDDAEKDLLKFLKETRNDLQEIAISLVPEIKDVISTLKSQEGSILSRMSGSGVSCFGIFDSEENAKAAAVNIRKKQPEWWVCNTQLIV
- a CDS encoding Mth938-like domain-containing protein; the encoded protein is MDITPLILKDKNLINGYREGKFLVNNREYCGSIIVFPEKVIKLKESDINSKEHFESFLTEEIEILIIGTGKTRNISSSSVKSYLMEQKGLNFEFMTTGAACRTHNVLISEDRFVVSYLIAI
- a CDS encoding metal ABC transporter permease: MLEMFAQDFFINSLVAVVVISLVTGALGSFMIWQRLSYLGDSLSHSSLLGVALALIFKISPSLSIMLIAITFAILLSLNFNRLYSADTILNIVTNVVLSSSLILMSFLPSGNNSIISSLFGDILTLDQSDIVLIFLTSVIVTLILIFRWRYWLMISINQDLAVVEKINVNFVRLEFLITLAIFIAIAAQLIGILLIAAFLLIPAASARLISKTPMQMIIVATVFSVISGISGLMLSASFDLLTGPAIILVAAVYLIVAYFIRLVLSRLA